The following coding sequences lie in one Anoplolepis gracilipes chromosome 4, ASM4749672v1, whole genome shotgun sequence genomic window:
- the LOC140665319 gene encoding uncharacterized protein isoform X3 gives MTSRYFVFVAALAYVAVSAAQVYKSYPLDPAATTEAAASAEPAATNNDFITQTVYGFLDFTTTLGNTVMVFSPQSAPPEGDSGKKTTSTPPIQTKPTEQQQQRKNVPNIQPSKTHKVETQNGETKKQIKGTKIVVNSVVEQNVVNPSENAPKTMKSQELNKQTTTKAPVLSSVVQVRAKDEALGVKNNLAEPEYDFLSKQPTEVIDETYRLINLQPSSKPHHKPRATARRDKENPTGLVTKLGGTVVKDGLTTVHETSVIGTYINGKYAQVLQSSSRILTEPFAPVIEDIRPSSTNRILKTIGPHHGKLKPQLEPTPTYQQQEESSLPLEALFDASSGSPVRTTRRHSISNNQPRPKFRSKITDDYENNEPQQQTRTGKNRPSTTTRPNYKNRPITTTSTTEAPISRRRGGFRPNSQATSSFLKQSIKSKSDQQPSPTVSLPVPKVKLPRTQGRWSYKTTPKPRIMIRKQVDEEDLRSSTTEASTTESSFVIISEEQSKATATTSNAASSPSGGVINVAQRSKELSFVEDELDPSESEDVASVSVQQDQQNVGAEQILPMETLNVEISTAADLDNVYFEIATIKSPYSFQVGTHRNTRYVTVTSTIKKTFATAEPTSTISPTEPLTENILANTAAAYESTLPLDSSVATLPAISLDANQATPPLETLTETFSTTQTLLKTHMLPVIYAGNSTTRLTLVQTYNIARVVTATKTLPPMEIYQFIPSKTLNEFNSKLDEAGSELHLELDFGDDDRDDEDVPKRVVAPSNDGDSDLDIFKSTSKVKSDIATSSSAEPQLTPEQAQQLALLKYFGQPQPQVITTSKPVVVLETMYESHVIPVVSAGNTIYSTLSRPVGTVPRTSYEYGTSTLSPVLQPQVPQVPQVPLFPQQPQFTVTSAPLVTQTLATISDSRVLKLTFGAKTAYTTLFSTRVVPTELTTYVTNTVPVQPTIPAYPGYYPAPVPYAPFPFLG, from the exons ATGACATCGAGATATTTCGTGTTTGTCGCAGCTTTAGCGTACG TTGCAGTGTCTGCTGCACAAGTTTACAAGAGTTATCCGTTAGACCCAGCTGCAACGACCGAAGCAGCAGCATCAGCCGAACCAGCGGCTACAAATAATGATTTCATCACGCAGACGGTCTATGGATTTTTGGATTTTACCACGACACTCGGCAACACGGTGATGGTCTTTAGCCCTCAAAGCGCTCCACCAG AAGGGGACTCCGGTAAGAAGACTACTTCCACGCCACCGATTCAGACGAAACCAACGGAACAGCAGCAGCAAAGGAAGAATGTCCCCAACATTCAGCCCAGCAAGACTCACAAGGTCGAAACCCAGAATGGCGAAACGAAGAAACAGATAAAGGGAACGAAAATTGTCGTAAATTCCGTGGTCGAGCAGAACGTGGTGAACCCATCGGAGAATGCACCGAAGACGATGAAGAGTCAG GAGCTAAATAAACAGACAACAACGAAGGCACCAGTATTGTCATCGGTCGTTCAGGTACGTGCCAAAGATGAAGCTCTAGGTGTGAAAAATAATCTCGCCGAACCGGAATatgattttctttcaaaacagCCGACGGAAGTGATCGATGAGACCTATAGG CTGATCAATCTGCAACCCTCGTCGAAACCTCATCACAAGCCACGTGCTACCGCGCGAAGGGATAAGGAGAATCCAACCGGCCTGGTGACCAAGCTCGGCGGTACCGTCGTGAAGGATGGTCTCACCACCGTGCACGAGACCAGCGTGATCGGCACCTACATCAACGGCAAGTACGCCCAAGTACTACAGAGCTCGTCCAGAATCCTGACGGAGCCGTTCGCGCCAGTGATCGAAGACATTCGCCCGTCCAGCACGAATCGAATCTTGAAGACTATAGGTCCGCACCATGGCAAGCTTAAGCCTCAGCTGGAGCCCACTCCGACCTACCAACAACAGGAAGAGTCTTCGCTACCCTTAGAGGCTCTCTTTGACGCATCTTCCG GTAGCCCAGTACGAACGACACGAAGACATTCGATCTCCAACAACCAGCCCAGGCCAAAATTCCGAAGCAAGATTACCGATGATTACGAGAATAACGAACCGCAACAACAAACAAGAACCGGGAAAAATCGCCCCTCGACGACGACACGTCCAAATTACAA aaatcgCCCTATAACCACCACCAGCACCACAGAAGCGCCAATCAGTCGCCGTCGTGGTGGTTTTCGTCCAAACAGTCAGGCTACCAGCTCGTTCTTAAAGCAATCAATCAAGTCGAAGAGCGATCAGCAGCCATCACCGACGGTCAGTCTTCCGGTGCCCAAGGTAAAATTACCGAGAACGCAAGGTCGATGGTCCTACAAGACCACGCCGAAGCCAAGGATCATGATCCGCAAACAAGTGGACGAGGAGGATCTGCGATCGTCGACAACTGAAGCGAGCACCACAGAGTCGTCTTTTGTGATAATCTCGGAAGAGCAAAGCAAAGCAACGGCGACGACGAGCAACGCGGCCTCATCCCCATCCGGCGGCGTCATCAACGTCGCCCAGAGGTCGAAGGAATTGTCTTTTGTAGAAGACGAGTTGGATCCCAGCGAAAGCGAGGATGTAGCTAGCGTCAGTGTCCAGCAGGATCAGCAGAACGTTGGCGCAGAACAGATCCTCCCAATGGAGACGCTGAACGTAGAAATCTCCACTGCAGCGGATCTCGACAACGTGTACTTCGAGATCGCCACTATCAAGTCGCCGTACTCCTTCCAG GTGGGAACACATCGGAACACTCGTTACGTCACGGTGACTTCCACCATCAAGAAGACCTTCGCGACGGCCGAGCCGACTAGTACCATCTCACCCACTGAACCGCTTACGGAGAATATCCTGGCGAACACTGCGGCCGCTTACGAGTCGACTCTGCCGCTCGATTCGTCTGTTGCGACATTACCAGCAATCTCTTTGGATGCCAACCAGGCGACGCCGCCCTTAGAGACCTTGACAGAGACGTTCTCGACGACGCAGACGTTGCTGAAGACACACATGCTACCGGTGATCTATGCTGGCAACAGCACTACTCGCTTGACCCTGGTACAAACATACAACATCGCGCGAGTAGTGACGGCGACGAAGACACTACCGCCGATGGAAATCTACCAATTTATCCCGAGCAAGACGTTGAACGAGTTCAATTCGAAGCTGGACGAGGCCGGTAGCGAGCTGCATCTCGAGCTGGACTTCGGCGACGACGATCGTGATGACGAAGATGTGCCCAAGAGAGTCGTGGCGCCTAGCAACGATGGCGATTCCGATCTTGATATCTTCAAGTCTACATCCAAGGTCAAGAGCGATATCGCAACCAGCAGCAGTGCCGAACCTCAGCTTACTCCGGAACAGGCTCAACAATTGGCTCTGCTAAAATATTTCGGTCAGCCGCAACCCCAAGTCATCACCACGTCTAAGCCAGTGGTCGTCCTGGAAACGATGTACGAATCGCACGTGATTCCCGTAGTGAGCGCAGGAAATACTATTTACTCGACGTTGTCCAGGCCAGTTGGCACTGTACCTAG AACCTCCTACGAATACGGCACATCTACCCTGAGCCCGGTTCTACAGCCGCAAGTGCCTCAAGTGCCGCAAGTGCCGCTGTTCCCGCAACAGCCACAATTTACGGTGACGAGTGCACCCTTGGTAACTCAAACTCTTGCCACCATATCCGATTCACGGGTATTAAAGCTCACTTTTGGTGCTAAAACCGCTTATACCACTCTCTTTTCCACGAGAGTCGTACCCACGGAGCTCACCACCTATGTCACCAACACGGTGCCAGTGCAGCCGACGATACCGGCGTATCCCGGTTATTACCCAGCACCGGTGCCCTATGCGCCTTTCCCCTTTCTCGGTTAG